The window AGGAAAAGGCTGTTTTTTAATACTGTACAGAAACATACTTGTTGAAATGTGTGTAATTTGTTCAATATGTACATTCCATGCGAATCACAGAGTAGCTGTGATGATTTAAATCATCCACGTAGGGGGGggggtcagtggtcagtggtcttgtatgtccatttcctaataattgctcccacagttgatttcttcaaaccaagctgcttacctattgcagattcagtcttcccagcctggtgcaggtctacaattttgtttctggtgtcctttgacagctctttggtcttggccatagtggagtttggagtgtgactgtttgaggttgtggacaggtgtcttttatactgataacaagttcaaacaggtgccattaatacaggtaacgagtggaggacagaggagcctcttaaagaagaagttacaggtctgtgagagccagaaatcttgcttgtttgtaggtgaccaaatacttattttccaccataatttgcaaataaattccttaaaaatcctacaatgtgattttctggattttttttcttctcattttgtctgtcatagttgaagtgtacctatgatgaaaattacaggcctctctcatctttttaagtgggagaacttgcacaattggtggctgactaaatcattTTCTTCTGGGGGGCCCAGggccaagtttgggaaaccctggggtACATGACAAATTATGAGGTTCGAAAGCCTCCATTTAATGTGCAACTTTTTATAATTTGATAAAAGCACAGATGCATTCACCAGACACTGCTCAAACACTACGCCAGTTTTACAGTTCATAATGTTGGGGCAATTGTGCTCCGTTGATTAGTGCTTGGCACGAGCAACACCAGGTGTGGGTTTAATACCCACATGGGCCATATATGCTGAACATATCTGCTTACTGTACAGATAGGAGTTTTGGATTTTTTAAAAAAGGGGTCTGCTGCTGAATgcccaaatatatatattctctatTCCGCACCACATCATGTCATCTTGCTGTTGATGGCCGGGTTCTGTCCGCACCAGTACAgcttatcctcccctctcttcttcctccactGACACATCAACAGCATCTTAAAGGTCTTCTGAAAAGTCTTATTACACAACGCGTAACACATGGGGTTGATGGTGCTGTTGACATAGCAGAGCCAGTAGCCCAGGtgccagagagacacagggatgcAGTCAGAACAGAAGGTGGAGATGAGCACCATGATGTTGTACGGAGTCCATGTTAGGATGAAGGCCAGGAGGATGGCACTGAGGGTCTGGGCAGCTTTCTTCTCCTTGATGAGGACCATCCTCTTCCTCTTGGTGATCTGGCTCTTCAGGACGGGGTCCATGGGCTTGGTGGTGGTTGAGGATGATGGAGAGGAGTTCTGGTGGTGGTTCTGTCCTCCTGTCTGGTCAGgctcagagagacatggagggtctGTTTTAGGGTCTGTGTTGGGTTTTTTGTCATTCTGAGGGCTGCTGGTATCCTTCGAGACCGGTTTGAACTTGTAGGAGATTCCCTTCTTGTTGGGTTTTTTCGGAGGTGGGGTGGCGGTCGGAAAGTACTCGCTTTCTTCATCATCACCATAACCAGCGGGCGCCTGTCCGTTTTCAGTCTGACCTTGACCTTTGGACGACCCCTGGGAAGTTGCAGCGGAAACAGGATGATGAGTCTCCTCGTCAGATGAGGTGTAGCTGTTGAAGGATATGACCTGGTCGGCCCGGGCCCAGGCCAATTCGTCCGACCGGGTCGTGGTCTTGGTGATGTTACTCTGATTGGACGAGGACCACGAGGCCTGGTTCCTTCTGTCCCTCCTGTCGTTGCTGGAGCTGAAACAGGACTGTAACAGAACTGTTTTCTGGGGTTTATTAACAGTCTCTGGGTGACCAGATGTGGTGAGGCCCTGCAGCTCAGCCAGGTCCTTGGTGcgtttctctgtctccctgtagatcTTACAGTAGAGGAAGGTCATGATGGAGACAGGGATGTAGAACGCAGCGATGGCGGTGCCGAACGTGATCACCGGCTCGGAGAAGAACTGGATCTGGCACTGGTCTGCCGGGACCGTCCGACCTCCGACAATGTACTGCCAGCACAGGATAGGCGGCGCCCAGAGGACAAACGACACTAGCCACGCTAGACCAATCATAATAGCCGCCCTCTTCGGCGTCCTCTTGGCCCTATAGGTCAACGGCCTTGTGATGGAGAAGTACCTGTCGAAACTGATGACTAACAAGTTCATAACGGAGGCATTACTGGCCACGTAATCCATGGCTAACCAGAGGTCACAGGCTAGGTTCCCTAAGGACCAATAGCCCATTAGGATGTATGAGGTGTATAAGTTCATGGACAGAACTCCTATTATGAGGTCAGCGAAGGCTAAGCTGAGAAGGTAGTAGTTGTTGACTGTCTTTAGTTGACTGTTGACCTTGAACGACAGCATCACCAGAACATTGCCTACGACTGTTATCAGGCTGACGATGGCTGATACGGTTCCTATGGTGATGACCTCCCATAGGTTGTGTGTGACTGGCTGAATGTCTGATGTGTTGCTTTCGAACGTGGAGTTTTGGATCTTGAGGTCCTTGACGTCCATTTTGAGTGGTTGTCTCTTTATGTTACAGTGAAGCGATAGATAGGGAAATGTCTCTCTGTGGCTCCATTATTATTTACCGTTGGCTCCCCTGAAAGAAACGAAAAAACAAGGATAAGACACACTATCTACATATTGGTGTATCTTTCAAAAATCAGTTTAGGCTTTTTGACttcaaatttaaataaaaaaaattaaaaatcatATGTAATTTGTTGTTTGATAAATGTTCATCACTGAAGTTTTCTATTTGGTTTATAATTATTTAAACAATTTGTCATTCATGTTTTTCATATCTCGTAATTTTGAAGTCATTCAATGATGAATCATTGTCAGGCGGAAACAATGACCCGAGGTGGGGGTGACAGCGGGGCCTCGAGTGTTGAACACGGGGTCCGGGAAAGACGGACAATATGGAACGGAAGGGGCAAAAGGGACCATTATCAAGGCCGAGGTGTGCGGCGGGTCACCTGCCACATTTGGAAGGGTGAGGAGCTGGCAAAACGTATCACACTCAAATAGCTGTTGTTGTTGCGATATCGATAATTcgtttattagctagctagctgacatgT is drawn from Oncorhynchus tshawytscha isolate Ot180627B linkage group LG05, Otsh_v2.0, whole genome shotgun sequence and contains these coding sequences:
- the LOC112251684 gene encoding muscarinic acetylcholine receptor M5-like, with translation MDVKDLKIQNSTFESNTSDIQPVTHNLWEVITIGTVSAIVSLITVVGNVLVMLSFKVNSQLKTVNNYYLLSLAFADLIIGVLSMNLYTSYILMGYWSLGNLACDLWLAMDYVASNASVMNLLVISFDRYFSITRPLTYRAKRTPKRAAIMIGLAWLVSFVLWAPPILCWQYIVGGRTVPADQCQIQFFSEPVITFGTAIAAFYIPVSIMTFLYCKIYRETEKRTKDLAELQGLTTSGHPETVNKPQKTVLLQSCFSSSNDRRDRRNQASWSSSNQSNITKTTTRSDELAWARADQVISFNSYTSSDEETHHPVSAATSQGSSKGQGQTENGQAPAGYGDDEESEYFPTATPPPKKPNKKGISYKFKPVSKDTSSPQNDKKPNTDPKTDPPCLSEPDQTGGQNHHQNSSPSSSTTTKPMDPVLKSQITKRKRMVLIKEKKAAQTLSAILLAFILTWTPYNIMVLISTFCSDCIPVSLWHLGYWLCYVNSTINPMCYALCNKTFQKTFKMLLMCQWRKKRGEDKLYWCGQNPAINSKMT